From Salinirubellus salinus, the proteins below share one genomic window:
- a CDS encoding PGF-CTERM sorting domain-containing protein, with protein MGARRRVVEYGVRAAADRWGDARKALTLFRQAGETATETGPVTPRQTTAQPSTTATSGDRPGFGPVAALIGLLAATLLLARRR; from the coding sequence GTGGGTGCTCGCCGACGAGTCGTCGAGTACGGCGTGCGGGCGGCTGCCGACCGCTGGGGTGACGCCCGCAAGGCGCTCACCCTGTTCCGCCAGGCCGGCGAGACCGCGACCGAGACGGGGCCGGTGACGCCGCGTCAGACCACCGCCCAACCCAGCACGACCGCGACGAGCGGTGACAGGCCCGGATTCGGGCCCGTGGCCGCCCTGATTGGGCTGCTCGCCGCGACGCTCCTGCTCGCTCGGCGCCGCTAA
- a CDS encoding ATP-binding protein, whose protein sequence is MEQFVNREDELHRLRALYESDQAALAVVYGRRQIGKSSLVLESLKDREGAVYYQAVQETPPVQLTRFIEAAKSVYPGITDIRQAWEPLLRYLIDQDAVVAIDEFPYLIDQDASLPSIIQRLWDHEVDESGATLVLTGSAIGMIHEHVLDGGAPLYGRVSQTPNGRIELQELPFRSLREFVPGYSNEELVFVAGVFGGTPRYLTPLDSSLTLGENIERLLLDADGPLHDEPETVLQMELTEVNRFFALLESMASGNRTRNEIAQGAGIDSRDTSYYFDRLETLGLIERYHPVTADPTRTKTTRYRVRDPLFRFYFKYLYGRAGQYELYGDGAYADLIEPELPAFVSNTFERLCHEAVPTLYTDLQLLRVPGQWWHKDREVDVVAPTSGATLLVGEAKFTNSPLGYGVLAGLEDDAPHIDWTPSDGGDPEYEYALFSRSGFKPSIEEAAASRDDLQLFTLDDVVEALSQAA, encoded by the coding sequence ATGGAGCAGTTCGTCAACCGTGAGGACGAACTCCACCGGTTGCGAGCGTTGTACGAGAGCGATCAGGCAGCACTCGCAGTCGTGTACGGTCGTCGGCAGATCGGCAAGAGCAGCCTCGTCCTCGAATCGCTCAAAGACCGCGAGGGCGCCGTCTATTATCAGGCAGTGCAGGAGACACCACCAGTCCAGCTCACCCGATTCATCGAGGCCGCCAAATCGGTGTATCCGGGGATTACCGATATTCGCCAGGCGTGGGAGCCACTCCTCCGGTACCTCATCGATCAGGACGCGGTCGTCGCCATCGACGAGTTTCCCTACCTCATCGATCAGGACGCGAGCCTCCCGTCGATCATTCAGCGACTCTGGGACCACGAGGTCGACGAGAGTGGGGCGACACTCGTCCTGACGGGGTCTGCAATCGGCATGATCCACGAACACGTCCTCGACGGTGGCGCACCGCTGTACGGCCGTGTCTCGCAGACACCGAACGGAAGGATCGAACTCCAGGAGCTTCCCTTCCGTTCGCTCCGGGAGTTCGTTCCCGGGTATTCGAACGAGGAACTGGTGTTCGTCGCCGGTGTCTTCGGGGGAACCCCGCGGTATCTCACCCCGCTCGACAGCTCGCTCACTCTCGGCGAGAACATCGAGCGCCTCTTGCTGGATGCCGACGGCCCACTGCACGACGAGCCCGAGACGGTACTCCAGATGGAACTCACCGAGGTCAACCGCTTCTTCGCGTTGCTGGAATCGATGGCGAGCGGCAACCGAACGCGCAACGAGATTGCCCAGGGGGCCGGAATCGACAGCCGCGATACGTCCTATTACTTCGACCGCTTGGAGACGCTCGGCCTCATCGAACGCTACCATCCAGTGACGGCAGATCCGACGCGAACGAAGACGACGCGCTATCGGGTCCGCGACCCGCTCTTTCGCTTCTACTTCAAATATCTCTACGGCAGAGCAGGTCAGTACGAACTCTACGGCGATGGTGCGTACGCGGACCTCATCGAGCCGGAGCTGCCGGCGTTCGTCAGCAACACGTTCGAACGTCTCTGTCACGAGGCGGTACCGACGCTGTACACTGATCTGCAGCTTCTCCGGGTGCCCGGTCAGTGGTGGCACAAGGACCGGGAGGTCGACGTCGTCGCCCCGACCAGTGGCGCGACGCTGCTGGTGGGCGAAGCGAAGTTCACGAACAGCCCGCTCGGGTATGGCGTCCTGGCTGGCCTGGAGGACGACGCTCCCCACATCGACTGGACACCGTCAGACGGTGGCGACCCGGAGTACGAGTACGCCCTGTTCAGCCGGAGTGGATTCAAGCCATCTATCGAGGAGGCAGCTGCCAGTCGTGACGACCTCCAGCTCTTCACGCTCGATGACGTCGTCGAGGCGCTCTCGCAGGCCGCTTGA
- a CDS encoding type IV secretory system conjugative DNA transfer family protein, with amino-acid sequence MIDHESGGSSQADARLDGENASNAHDATSSDTRPYLHVRPTDTPLEPKTLVGQLERLHRAVEVTNSGASGIRDALFETTTLRGALGLDETTPVRLEVLLVAPGGPEPTLEYYLGCEPVSQLDTIERLAGQLFPAGYEITRTERSATEGLSCRSTGNGGGSDQPEDTAGAADPTPVRAIQWQGRGERRQDWQTRLTPYDAFENPEHRDSTAPPLADVASLLAESPYPAVYQALVEPFEDYTWAVELREYDLKEGVETWGGKLAAFIFGTPSERKAMREAKRSYERRQHKDAGYSDSVYRREYDTGTTRHLDADERNYSRFTESRLADLETKDATHAFAVTARAVVCKPDFDQHTSQVVPPAATDGAATAAEGEVRPTTHLDDDADREEAVASESVSIGDGSLDALTSALRSAFEHAGGEHYHLEGKDVDSERAWSALRNREHAAPDHDRFMTKLPWTQNRSACIVTDPTTLSLFTLCSGATLPEPARRALAPTPAEQRAHQPLSTEQVRRYRTTGFTLGHLLDHNDEAGDLLALPPELQSLHMAIFGPTGVGKSTLFDRAMIDNRAATDGADISLLPKGDGMASELLQAHYARYGNLNDVYYFDCSRVLPAMGFFDIRADLKAGIPRETAVDDRITHYVEIVKGLMGADSYGEAKRSPDVITYLLKALFDPVNGSDAFSHAALQQAARRLRSRQAPPPVVDDELADLLAGVVEANGDTFQAIMQGVLTRIEKVPADRRLARLFGYVAPASDAEAETEGATPHFDLDALLNERATIIIDTGGLRDDAQRAVTLVVLSQLWAALRRRAARDDDDDDRPLVNCYIEEAATVADTGLLSELLSQSRSFGLSITLAMQFPRQLQAASQRAYDEVLNDVGTILAGPVRYDPQLAERLATDEIDDTAMAARMRGLRPGQWLASLPAPFGGTPPQPCLLASPSPPRGHPASDESLDRTEQVLYEAAAARCRHRTVQEAGIPISTTQRYTADGEPTDPADPRDDDARRPRVDTPLPYTTRFPSGLRYDAERHAIVCEHCEATYDPGPEGMRRALECHPNGSTNPDDVPITELTLKLSANERHDTGYTDAQLMFLQAVYNAQQGRYQAPEFDLVFDSMLRLQEYVGIESEAVDELLDAGVLSHGGDHPHRLYTVTSEGRALLNEGHRRGIAFGHGTGDLGESSQHTLGVEAGRRYLETHYLDDADSPVVEVVPYYEVNHDADEPSGNADRLDIVGLDREGEVVVAIEVERINNDLAAAAPADYDKIAACEPEEAIWITMTQSDGHKLLRALNDPLDGEPRVTQTYAEATPLQQFRIDQPGFTGIYPLTWIRDRMAE; translated from the coding sequence GTGATTGACCACGAGTCGGGGGGCTCGAGTCAAGCTGACGCCCGCCTCGACGGCGAGAACGCGTCGAACGCCCACGACGCGACATCGAGCGACACCAGGCCGTATCTCCACGTCCGCCCGACCGATACCCCACTCGAGCCGAAGACGCTCGTCGGTCAACTCGAGCGGCTTCACCGGGCAGTCGAGGTGACGAACTCCGGCGCCTCGGGCATCCGGGACGCGCTGTTCGAGACGACCACGCTGCGTGGTGCGCTGGGCCTCGATGAGACCACGCCCGTCCGCCTCGAGGTGCTCCTCGTCGCACCGGGTGGCCCGGAACCGACGCTCGAGTACTACCTCGGGTGCGAGCCGGTGAGCCAACTCGACACGATCGAGCGACTCGCCGGCCAACTGTTTCCCGCAGGCTACGAAATCACCCGGACCGAACGCTCAGCTACAGAAGGATTGTCATGTCGCTCCACCGGAAACGGAGGGGGTAGCGACCAGCCCGAGGACACGGCCGGGGCTGCCGACCCGACCCCGGTCCGAGCGATTCAGTGGCAGGGTCGTGGCGAGCGTCGTCAGGACTGGCAGACGCGGCTCACGCCTTACGATGCGTTCGAGAACCCGGAGCACCGGGACTCGACGGCACCGCCGCTCGCCGACGTCGCGTCGCTGTTAGCTGAGTCACCGTATCCGGCCGTCTACCAGGCACTCGTCGAGCCGTTCGAGGACTACACGTGGGCGGTCGAACTCCGCGAGTACGACCTGAAAGAGGGCGTCGAGACGTGGGGTGGGAAGCTCGCCGCGTTTATCTTCGGGACTCCATCCGAGCGCAAGGCGATGCGCGAGGCAAAGCGCTCGTACGAGCGTCGCCAGCACAAAGATGCAGGATACAGCGACAGCGTGTACCGGCGTGAGTACGACACCGGTACGACACGGCACCTCGACGCGGATGAGCGCAACTACTCACGGTTCACCGAGTCGCGGCTGGCCGACCTCGAGACGAAAGACGCGACCCACGCCTTCGCCGTCACGGCCAGAGCGGTCGTCTGCAAACCAGACTTCGACCAGCACACGTCGCAGGTCGTCCCACCAGCGGCCACTGACGGGGCCGCCACGGCCGCCGAAGGCGAAGTGCGACCCACCACTCATCTCGACGACGACGCCGACAGGGAGGAAGCTGTCGCGTCTGAGAGCGTCTCGATCGGCGATGGGTCACTCGACGCGCTCACCAGTGCCCTGCGGAGTGCGTTCGAGCACGCCGGCGGCGAGCACTACCACCTCGAAGGCAAGGACGTCGACTCGGAGCGGGCGTGGAGTGCACTCCGTAATCGAGAACATGCCGCGCCGGACCACGACCGCTTCATGACGAAGCTCCCGTGGACGCAGAATCGGTCGGCCTGCATCGTCACCGACCCGACCACCCTCTCGCTGTTCACGCTCTGTAGCGGCGCGACGCTCCCCGAGCCCGCCCGGCGGGCGTTGGCACCGACGCCGGCCGAGCAACGCGCCCACCAGCCCCTCTCGACCGAGCAGGTTCGGCGCTACCGGACCACGGGCTTCACGCTTGGGCACCTCCTCGATCACAACGACGAGGCGGGCGACCTGCTCGCGCTTCCACCAGAACTGCAGTCGTTACACATGGCTATCTTCGGCCCGACCGGCGTCGGGAAGTCCACACTCTTCGATCGAGCTATGATCGACAATCGCGCCGCGACCGACGGCGCCGATATCTCCCTTCTCCCGAAGGGTGATGGCATGGCCAGTGAGCTCCTGCAGGCACACTACGCTCGCTACGGAAATCTCAACGACGTCTACTACTTCGACTGCAGTCGAGTGCTCCCCGCGATGGGCTTTTTCGACATCCGAGCCGACCTGAAGGCAGGCATCCCCCGCGAGACCGCGGTCGACGACCGTATCACCCACTACGTCGAGATCGTCAAGGGGCTGATGGGCGCCGACAGCTACGGGGAGGCCAAACGCAGCCCCGACGTCATCACCTACCTGCTGAAGGCGCTGTTCGACCCGGTCAACGGCTCGGACGCCTTCTCACACGCCGCGTTGCAACAGGCCGCCCGCCGACTCCGTTCCCGGCAGGCCCCGCCGCCCGTCGTCGACGACGAACTCGCCGACCTGCTGGCGGGCGTCGTCGAAGCCAACGGCGATACCTTCCAGGCCATCATGCAGGGTGTCCTCACCCGCATCGAGAAGGTACCGGCCGACCGCCGACTCGCCCGCCTGTTCGGCTACGTCGCCCCAGCCTCCGATGCTGAGGCTGAGACCGAGGGAGCGACTCCCCACTTCGACCTCGACGCGCTGTTGAACGAGCGAGCGACGATCATCATCGACACGGGTGGGCTACGCGACGACGCACAACGGGCGGTCACGCTGGTCGTCCTCTCGCAGTTGTGGGCGGCGCTCAGGCGACGGGCCGCCCGCGATGATGACGACGACGACCGACCGCTCGTCAACTGCTACATCGAAGAGGCGGCCACGGTCGCCGATACGGGGCTACTCAGTGAGCTTCTCTCGCAATCGCGGAGTTTCGGCCTCTCGATCACGCTCGCGATGCAGTTCCCCCGCCAGCTGCAGGCGGCCTCCCAGCGGGCCTATGACGAGGTGCTGAACGACGTCGGCACCATCCTCGCCGGCCCGGTCCGCTACGACCCACAGTTGGCCGAACGCCTCGCGACCGACGAGATCGACGACACGGCGATGGCTGCCCGGATGCGTGGGCTCCGCCCCGGCCAGTGGCTCGCGAGTCTGCCCGCACCGTTCGGTGGGACGCCACCACAACCCTGCCTGCTCGCCTCGCCCAGCCCGCCGCGTGGGCACCCCGCGAGCGACGAGTCACTCGACCGAACCGAGCAGGTATTGTACGAGGCCGCCGCTGCCCGATGCCGCCACCGCACCGTGCAGGAGGCCGGCATCCCCATCAGTACGACGCAGCGCTACACCGCCGACGGAGAGCCGACCGACCCCGCCGACCCGCGTGACGACGACGCTCGCCGGCCACGGGTCGATACCCCGCTCCCGTACACCACGCGCTTTCCGAGCGGGCTTCGCTACGACGCTGAGCGCCACGCCATCGTCTGCGAGCACTGCGAGGCGACGTACGACCCCGGCCCCGAGGGGATGCGTCGCGCGCTCGAGTGCCACCCCAATGGGTCGACGAATCCAGACGACGTCCCCATCACCGAGTTGACGCTCAAGCTCAGCGCGAACGAACGCCACGACACCGGCTACACCGATGCCCAGCTCATGTTCCTGCAAGCGGTCTACAACGCCCAGCAGGGCCGCTATCAGGCCCCCGAGTTCGACCTCGTCTTCGACAGTATGCTCCGGCTCCAGGAGTACGTCGGTATCGAGTCCGAAGCCGTCGACGAACTCCTCGACGCCGGGGTGCTCAGCCACGGTGGTGACCACCCCCACCGCCTGTACACGGTGACGAGCGAGGGCCGAGCCCTGTTGAACGAGGGGCATCGCCGCGGTATCGCCTTTGGCCACGGCACGGGCGACCTCGGCGAGTCGAGTCAACACACCCTCGGCGTCGAAGCCGGGCGGCGATATCTCGAGACGCACTACCTGGACGACGCCGACTCACCTGTCGTCGAGGTCGTTCCCTACTACGAGGTGAACCACGATGCGGACGAGCCCTCGGGGAACGCCGACCGCCTCGACATCGTCGGACTCGATCGCGAGGGTGAGGTCGTCGTCGCTATCGAGGTCGAGCGCATCAACAACGACCTCGCCGCGGCCGCGCCAGCGGACTACGACAAGATCGCCGCGTGTGAGCCCGAGGAGGCCATCTGGATCACGATGACCCAATCGGACGGACACAAGCTCCTCCGAGCGCTCAACGACCCCCTCGATGGCGAGCCACGCGTCACCCAGACCTATGCAGAGGCGACGCCGCTCCAGCAGTTCCGCATCGACCAGCCAGGGTTCACGGGCATCTATCCGCTGACGTGGATCCGCGACCGGATGGCGGAATGA
- a CDS encoding metal-dependent hydrolase codes for MPDLLAHALAAYALGTALSWRYDWLTPAYVTVAMAGAFVPDLAKIRLAVHQSVIVEAIGRPFSWDPLHYLGGVVLSVLVGVLVVAPGGRQRVRVLALLSLGAATHLFLDALLRTPSGRAFPVFWPLTTWRPPTPGLYLSTEPWPTLFFAALALVVWYVDRQRGRAAADRAVEAVVDD; via the coding sequence ATGCCTGACCTGCTCGCACACGCGCTCGCCGCGTACGCGCTCGGCACCGCCCTGTCGTGGCGTTATGACTGGCTCACGCCCGCGTACGTGACGGTGGCGATGGCGGGGGCGTTCGTCCCCGACCTGGCGAAGATCCGGCTGGCGGTCCACCAGTCCGTGATCGTCGAGGCCATCGGTCGACCGTTCAGCTGGGACCCGCTGCACTACCTCGGTGGTGTCGTCCTCTCGGTGCTCGTCGGGGTGCTCGTCGTCGCGCCCGGTGGCCGGCAGCGGGTGCGGGTGCTCGCGCTGCTCTCGCTCGGGGCGGCGACCCACCTGTTCCTCGACGCGCTGTTGCGCACGCCCAGTGGCCGAGCGTTCCCCGTGTTCTGGCCGCTGACGACGTGGCGCCCGCCGACGCCCGGGCTCTACCTGAGCACGGAGCCGTGGCCGACGCTGTTCTTCGCCGCGCTGGCGCTGGTCGTCTGGTACGTCGACCGCCAGCGCGGGCGGGCGGCAGCCGACCGGGCGGTGGAGGCGGTGGTGGACGACTAG
- a CDS encoding DNA-binding protein, with protein sequence MSSRYTIGEEVSGSEQQTERFEVAEEPELRATVEMEVQAKVDTNHPDARRAGMTLEAEERMAGREMEIERTSRRVELSLENDREARTRRVAARGSRQRRCAFDERAASVEPECEPGLDDPRARLSKQELAGVNQEADRLARGLGGWKRPAYAKRLAEHVVEGASLLTASLRVVEQVKTGPGLVVPIAKIGEVPSREVSVSGRVKALWTPSSPTIAQVGLLEDETGTTKLTVWKRSDSPWLAEGERIRVYKAAKSWYGGRVHIAATGWTEMAFPDREAWWAE encoded by the coding sequence ATGAGTAGTAGATACACAATCGGTGAAGAAGTTTCGGGCAGTGAACAGCAGACTGAACGGTTCGAGGTCGCAGAGGAGCCGGAGCTCAGAGCGACGGTCGAGATGGAGGTCCAGGCCAAGGTGGACACCAACCACCCGGATGCGCGACGGGCTGGGATGACGCTGGAAGCAGAGGAGCGGATGGCGGGGCGTGAGATGGAGATCGAACGGACGAGTCGGCGGGTCGAGCTCTCGTTGGAGAACGACAGAGAGGCTCGGACGCGGCGGGTCGCGGCGCGAGGGAGTCGCCAGCGGCGGTGTGCGTTCGACGAGCGGGCGGCGAGCGTGGAACCCGAGTGTGAGCCTGGGCTGGACGACCCGAGAGCGCGGCTATCGAAGCAAGAGCTGGCGGGGGTGAATCAAGAAGCAGACCGGTTGGCGAGAGGACTGGGAGGTTGGAAGCGGCCGGCGTACGCCAAGCGGTTGGCCGAGCACGTCGTCGAGGGGGCGAGTCTCCTGACGGCGAGCCTCCGGGTGGTCGAGCAGGTGAAGACGGGTCCGGGACTGGTGGTGCCCATCGCGAAGATCGGCGAGGTGCCGAGTCGGGAGGTGAGCGTGTCTGGGCGAGTGAAAGCGTTGTGGACACCGAGCAGCCCTACAATTGCCCAAGTCGGACTCCTAGAGGACGAGACGGGGACGACGAAGCTGACGGTCTGGAAGCGTTCGGATTCGCCATGGCTGGCCGAGGGCGAGCGTATCCGTGTGTACAAGGCGGCCAAGAGCTGGTACGGCGGCCGGGTCCATATCGCGGCGACCGGGTGGACCGAGATGGCGTTCCCCGACCGGGAGGCGTGGTGGGCTGAATAG